In one Phyllostomus discolor isolate MPI-MPIP mPhyDis1 chromosome 8, mPhyDis1.pri.v3, whole genome shotgun sequence genomic region, the following are encoded:
- the DOT1L gene encoding histone-lysine N-methyltransferase, H3 lysine-79 specific isoform X7, whose protein sequence is MLERGDFLSEEWRERIANTSVIFVNNFAFGPEVDHQLKERFANMKEGGRIVSSKPFAPLNFRINSRNLSDIGTIMRVVELSPLKGSVSWTGKPVSYYLHTIDRTILENYFSSLKNPKLREEQEAARRRQQRENKSNTTTPTKVPESKAAVPADTSVDSGAEEEKAATTAIKKPSPSKARKKKLNKKGRKLAGRKRGRPKKMSTANPERKPKKNPTALDLLHAQTVSQTAAPSPQDAYKSPQSPFYQLPPSVQRQPPDQLLLAPTPPALQKLLESFKIQYLQFLAYTKTPQYKASLQQLLDQEKEKNARLLGAAQQLFGHCQAQKEEIKRLFQQKLDELGVKALTYSDLIQAQKEISAHNQQLREQTEQLEKDNRELRSQSLQLLKARCEELKLDWSTLSLENLLKEKQALKSQISEKQRHCLELQISIVELEKSQRQQELLQLKSCVPPDDSTSLHLRGKGGLGRELEAEPGRLHLELDCSKFSLPHFSSMSPELSMNGHVAGYELCNTLSRPSSKQNTPQYLASPLDQEVVPCTPSHSSRPRLEKLSGLALPDYTRLSPAKLVLRRHLSQDHTASVKASAGELHPRAEHTKENGLPYQSPGLTNGIKLSPQDPQPSSPMALQMTGEKGSEKGLKERTYASSGEAITSLPVSIPLSTVQPSKLPVSIPLASVVLPSRAEKVRSTPSPVPQTRESSSTLEKQMGANGHGAGSNAAGSKGLALAPTAGFSYTGSVAISGALAGSPAPLAAGAEPSAFDESSSSGSLFTTMSSRSSTPQHHQLLVQPRNSGPASPTHQLCVSPRLSAAQGPLPDSSKGDLPPEAGFSDPENEAKRRIIFTISAGAGSAKQSPSNKHSPLPGGARGDSSQSHGQDSRKRGRRKRASAGTPSLSSGVSPKRRALPSVAGLFTQSSGSPLNLNSMVNNINQPLEITAISSPESSLKSSPVPYQDNDQPPVLKKEKPLSQTNGAHYSPLTSDEEPGSEDEQGSTRIERKIATISLESKSPPKTLENGGSLIGRKPVPSSEPINSSKWKSTFSPIADLSLAKAADSPLQASSALSQNSLFAFRPALEELGSVDAKLAAHPRKSFPGALSGAGGLSPVSNPPNGFAFSGGLAADLSLHSFSDGASLPHKAPEAASLGAPLSFSAPRGKEGSTEPGTFVNKRQLDVLGGPKGEGVKGREAEGGLPMCTPSDKASSHGKVGKGRDREPDFKNGHNLFISAAAVPTGGLLSGPGLTTAVSSAGGTAPSSQTHRPFLGTFAPGPQFALGPMSLQANLGSSVLQSLFSSVPAAAGLVHVSSAATRLTNSHAMGSFSSGVAGGAVGGIFNHAVPSSSTHPFGTSFGSGAACRSTTLSLTPMQAVASTPASSFQALSSVETRQPPPQPPLPMSRPPAGPPAHHEPPPPNVALPPTPVMLPANSEPVVLQKLAPLPSNQAFLPASSAASLPPANASLSIKLASLPHKVSRPSFMVHHQSLPGLALAQASPMIPQASSTGPSAMWVSLGMPPPYAARLAGVKPR, encoded by the exons cTTGAAAACTACTTTTCTAGTTTGAAAAATCCAAAACTCAGG GAGGAACAAGAGGCAGCTCGGCGCCGGCAGCAGCGAGAAAATAAGAGTAATACAACCACCCCCACGAAGGTGCCCGAGAGCAAGGCAGCTGTGCCTGCAGACACCTCTGTG GATTCTGGTgctgaggaagagaaagcagcGACAACCGCTATCAAGAAGCCGTCCCCTTCCAAAGCACGGAAGAAGAAACTGAACAAGAAGGGACGGAAGCTGGCTGGCCGGAAGCGTGGACGTCCGAAGAAGATGAGCACTGCGAACCCCGAGCGTAAGCCCAAGAAGAACCCTACTGCACTGGACCTGCTGCACGCCCAGACTGTGTCCCAGACGGCCGCACCCTCACCGCAGG ATGCGTACAAGTCACCTCAAAGTCCGTTTTATCAGCTACCTCCCAGCGTGCAGCGGCAGCCCCCTGACCAACTGCTGCTGGCACCCACCCCACCCGCACTGCAGAAGCTGCTAG AGTCCTTCAAGATCCAGTACCTGCAGTTCCTAGCATACACGAAGACCCCTCAGTACAAGGCCagcctgcagcagctgctggacCAGGAGAAG GAGAAGAATGcccggttgctgggggccgcaCAGCAGCTATTTGGCCACTGTCAagcccagaaagaagaaataaagagactCTTCCAGCAGAAACTGGATGAG TTGGGAGTGAAGGCTCTGACCTACAGTGACCTGATCCAAGCGCAGAAGGAGATCTCAGCTCACAACCAGCAGCTCCGAGAGCAGACAGAGCAGCTGGAGAAGGACAACAGGGAGCTAAGGAGCCAGAGCCTGCAGCTG ctGAAGGCTCGGTGTGAGGAACTGAAGCTGGACTGGTCCACACTGTCGCTGGAAAACCTGCTGAAGGAGAAGCAGGCCCTGAAGAGCCAGATCTCTGAAAAACAGAGGCACTGTCTAGAGCTGCAG ATAAGCATTGTGGAGCTGGAAAAGAGCCAGCGGCAGCAGGAACTCCTACAGCTCAAGTCCTGCGTGCCACCAGACGACTCCACGTCTTTGCACCTGCGAGGGAAAGGTGGCCTGGGCCGGGAACTGGAGGCGGAGCCTGGTCGGCTGCACCTTGAGCTAGACTGCTCTAAGTTCTCACTGCCCCACTTCAGTAGCATGAGCCCAGAGCTCTCCATGAATGGCCACGTGGCCGGCTATGAGCTCTGCAACACGCTGAGCCGGCCCTCATCCAAACAGAACACCCCCCAGTACTTGGCCTCCCCACTGGACCAGGAGGTTGTGCCCTGTACCCCCAGCCATAGCAGCCGGCCCCGGCTTGAGAAACTGTCTGGCTTGGCCTTGCCAGACTACACCAGGCTCTCCCCAGCCAAGCTGGTGCTGAGACGCCACCTAAGTCAGGACCACACAGCCAGTGTCAAGGCATCTGCTGGCGAGCTGCATCCACG AGCTGAGCACACCAAGGAGAATGGCCTTCCGTACCAGAGTCCAGGCCTCACCAACGGCATCAAGCTGAGCCCTCAGGATCCACAGCCCTCATCCCCCATGGCCTTACAGATGACAGGAGAAAAGGGCAGTGAGAAG GGTCTGAAGGAGCGCACCTACGCCAGCAGCGGTGAGGCCATCACCAGCCTACCTGTCAGCATCCCACTCAGTACTGTGCAGCCCAGCAAGCTGCCCGTCAGCATCCCCCTGGCCAGCGTGGTATTGCCCAGCCGCGCCGAGAAGGTG AGAAgcacccccagccctgtgccTCAGACCCGAGAGTCCTCATCCACACTTGAAAAGCAGATGGGTGCTAATGGCCATGGTGCTGGGAGCAACGCTGCTGGAAGCAAAGGCCTCGCCCTGGCCCCCACAG CAGGTTTCTCCTACACTGGCTCAGTGGCCATCAGTGGGGCCCtggcaggcagcccagccccGCTTGCTGCTGGAGCTGAGCCCTCTGCCTTCGATGAGTCCTCCAGTTCGGGGAGCCTCTTCACTACCATGAGCTCCCGCAGCTCCACCCCACAGCACCATCAACTACTAGTGCAGCCCCGGAACTCCGGTCCGGCCTCACCGACTCACCAGCTCTGTGTTAGCCCCCGGCTGAGTGCTGCCCAGGGCCCACTCCCTGATTCCAGCAAAGGAGACCTTCCCCCTGAGGCTGGCTTCTCAGATCCAGAGAACGAGGCCAAGAGGAGGATCATCTTCACCATCTCAGCTGGTGCTGGCAGCGCCAAGCAGTCGCCTTCTAACAAGCACAGCCCTCTGCCAGGGGGCGCCCGCGGAGACAGCAGCCAGAGCCATGGACAGGACAGCCGAAAGCGGGGCAGGAGGAAGCGGGCATCAGCAGGGACTCCTAGCCTGAGCTCGGGTGTGTCCCCCAAGCGCCGGGCCTTGCCATCTGTCGCCGGTCTCTTCACACAGTCTTCAGGGTCCCCCCTCAACCTGAACTCCATG GTCAACAACATTAACCAGCCTTTGGAAATCACAGCCATCTCGTCCCCTGAGAGCTCCCTGAAGAGCTCCCCTGTCCCTTACCAGGACAATGACCAGCCGCCCGTGCTCAAGAAGGAGAAGCCCCTGAGCCAAACCAATGGGGCCCACTACTCCCCACTGACCTCCGACGAGGAGCCGGGCTCTGAGGACGAGCAAGGCAGCACCAG aaTTGAGAGAAAAATTGCAACTATCTCCTTAGAAAGCAAATCTCCTCCGAAAACCTTAGAAAATG GTGGCAGTCTGATAGGAAGGAAGCCGGTGCCCTCCAGCGAGCCCATCAACAGCAGCAAGTGGAAGTCCACCTTCTCGCCCATCGCCGACCTCAGCCTGGCCAAGGCTGCCGACAGCCCACTACAGGCCAGCTCCGCTCTGAGCCAGAACTCCCTGTTCGCTTTCCGGCCCGCCCTAGAGGAGCTTGGCTCAGTTGATGCCAAGCTGGCCGCCCACCCCAGGAAGAGCTTCCCGGGTGCACTGTCAGGGGCTGGCGGGCTGAGTCCCGTCAGCAACCCTCCCAACGGCTTTGCCTTCAGCGGGGGCCTGGCTGCCGACCTCAGTTTACACAGCTTCAGTGATGGTGCTTCTCTCCCCCACAAGGCCCCTGAGGCGGCCAGCCTGGGTGCCCCCCTGAGCTTTTCCGCCCCTAGAGGCAAGGAGggcagcacagagcctggcacctTTGTGAACAAGAGGCAGCTGGATGTATTGGGTGGCCCAAAAGGCGAGGGGGTCaagggcagggaggcagaggggggccTGCCCATGTGCACACCCTCAGACAAGGCCTCGTCGCATGGCAAGGTGGGCAAGGGCCGGGACCGTGAGCCTGACTTCAAGAATGGCCACAATCTCTTCATTTCCGCGGCTGCCGTGCCTACTGGGGGTCTCCTCAGCGGTCCAGGCCTCACCACAGCAGTGTCCTCAGCAGGCggcacagccccctcctcccagacacACCGGCCCTTCCTGGGCACTTTCGCACCTGGCCCACAGTTTGCCTTGGGCCCCATGTCCCTGCAGGCCAACCTAGGCTCGTCTGTGCTGCAGTCCTTGTTCAGCTCTGTGCCGGCTGCCGCTGGCCTAGTGCACGTCTCATCAGCTGCAACAAGACTGACCAACTCGCATGCCATGGGCAGCTTTTCCTCTGGTGTGGCAGGCGGTGCAGTTGGAG GTATCTTTAACCACGCGGTGCCTTCCTCCTCCACTCATCCGTTTGGAACCAGTTTCGGCAGCGGGGCTGCTTGTCGCAGCACCACGCTGAGCTTAACCCCCATGCAGGCGGTGGCCAGTACCCCCGCCTCTTCCTTTCAGGCCCTGTCCTCTGTGGAGAcgaggcagcccccaccccagcctcctctgcccaTGAGTCGTCCCCCTGCGGGGCCACCAGCACACCACGAGCCCCCCCCTCCTAACGTCGCCTTGCCTCCTACTCCCGTGATGCTCCCTGCTAACTCTGAGCCCGTGGTCCTACAGAAACTTGCGCCCCTCCCGTCTAACCAAGCTTTCTTACCTGCTtcctctgctgcttctctgcctccTGCTAACGCCTCTCTGTCCATCAAGCTCGCCTCCCTCCCACACAAGGTCTCCCGCCCCTCTTTTATGGTGCACCACCAGTCCCTGccagggctggccctggcccaggcctcgCCCATGATCCCGCAGGCCAGCTCCACGGGGCCATCCGCCATGTGGGTTTCCCTTGGCATGCCGCCTCCTTATGCCGCGCGCCTTGCGGGGGTTAAGCCGCGATAA
- the DOT1L gene encoding histone-lysine N-methyltransferase, H3 lysine-79 specific isoform X8: MKEGGRIVSSKPFAPLNFRINSRNLSDIGTIMRVVELSPLKGSVSWTGKPVSYYLHTIDRTILENYFSSLKNPKLREEQEAARRRQQRENKSNTTTPTKVPESKAAVPADTSVDSGAEEEKAATTAIKKPSPSKARKKKLNKKGRKLAGRKRGRPKKMSTANPERKPKKNPTALDLLHAQTVSQTAAPSPQDAYKSPQSPFYQLPPSVQRQPPDQLLLAPTPPALQKLLESFKIQYLQFLAYTKTPQYKASLQQLLDQEKEKNARLLGAAQQLFGHCQAQKEEIKRLFQQKLDELGVKALTYSDLIQAQKEISAHNQQLREQTEQLEKDNRELRSQSLQLLKARCEELKLDWSTLSLENLLKEKQALKSQISEKQRHCLELQISIVELEKSQRQQELLQLKSCVPPDDSTSLHLRGKGGLGRELEAEPGRLHLELDCSKFSLPHFSSMSPELSMNGHVAGYELCNTLSRPSSKQNTPQYLASPLDQEVVPCTPSHSSRPRLEKLSGLALPDYTRLSPAKLVLRRHLSQDHTASVKASAGELHPRAEHTKENGLPYQSPGLTNGIKLSPQDPQPSSPMALQMTGEKGSEKGLKERTYASSGEAITSLPVSIPLSTVQPSKLPVSIPLASVVLPSRAEKVRSTPSPVPQTRESSSTLEKQMGANGHGAGSNAAGSKGLALAPTAGFSYTGSVAISGALAGSPAPLAAGAEPSAFDESSSSGSLFTTMSSRSSTPQHHQLLVQPRNSGPASPTHQLCVSPRLSAAQGPLPDSSKGDLPPEAGFSDPENEAKRRIIFTISAGAGSAKQSPSNKHSPLPGGARGDSSQSHGQDSRKRGRRKRASAGTPSLSSGVSPKRRALPSVAGLFTQSSGSPLNLNSMVNNINQPLEITAISSPESSLKSSPVPYQDNDQPPVLKKEKPLSQTNGAHYSPLTSDEEPGSEDEQGSTRIERKIATISLESKSPPKTLENGGSLIGRKPVPSSEPINSSKWKSTFSPIADLSLAKAADSPLQASSALSQNSLFAFRPALEELGSVDAKLAAHPRKSFPGALSGAGGLSPVSNPPNGFAFSGGLAADLSLHSFSDGASLPHKAPEAASLGAPLSFSAPRGKEGSTEPGTFVNKRQLDVLGGPKGEGVKGREAEGGLPMCTPSDKASSHGKVGKGRDREPDFKNGHNLFISAAAVPTGGLLSGPGLTTAVSSAGGTAPSSQTHRPFLGTFAPGPQFALGPMSLQANLGSSVLQSLFSSVPAAAGLVHVSSAATRLTNSHAMGSFSSGVAGGAVGGIFNHAVPSSSTHPFGTSFGSGAACRSTTLSLTPMQAVASTPASSFQALSSVETRQPPPQPPLPMSRPPAGPPAHHEPPPPNVALPPTPVMLPANSEPVVLQKLAPLPSNQAFLPASSAASLPPANASLSIKLASLPHKVSRPSFMVHHQSLPGLALAQASPMIPQASSTGPSAMWVSLGMPPPYAARLAGVKPR; the protein is encoded by the exons cTTGAAAACTACTTTTCTAGTTTGAAAAATCCAAAACTCAGG GAGGAACAAGAGGCAGCTCGGCGCCGGCAGCAGCGAGAAAATAAGAGTAATACAACCACCCCCACGAAGGTGCCCGAGAGCAAGGCAGCTGTGCCTGCAGACACCTCTGTG GATTCTGGTgctgaggaagagaaagcagcGACAACCGCTATCAAGAAGCCGTCCCCTTCCAAAGCACGGAAGAAGAAACTGAACAAGAAGGGACGGAAGCTGGCTGGCCGGAAGCGTGGACGTCCGAAGAAGATGAGCACTGCGAACCCCGAGCGTAAGCCCAAGAAGAACCCTACTGCACTGGACCTGCTGCACGCCCAGACTGTGTCCCAGACGGCCGCACCCTCACCGCAGG ATGCGTACAAGTCACCTCAAAGTCCGTTTTATCAGCTACCTCCCAGCGTGCAGCGGCAGCCCCCTGACCAACTGCTGCTGGCACCCACCCCACCCGCACTGCAGAAGCTGCTAG AGTCCTTCAAGATCCAGTACCTGCAGTTCCTAGCATACACGAAGACCCCTCAGTACAAGGCCagcctgcagcagctgctggacCAGGAGAAG GAGAAGAATGcccggttgctgggggccgcaCAGCAGCTATTTGGCCACTGTCAagcccagaaagaagaaataaagagactCTTCCAGCAGAAACTGGATGAG TTGGGAGTGAAGGCTCTGACCTACAGTGACCTGATCCAAGCGCAGAAGGAGATCTCAGCTCACAACCAGCAGCTCCGAGAGCAGACAGAGCAGCTGGAGAAGGACAACAGGGAGCTAAGGAGCCAGAGCCTGCAGCTG ctGAAGGCTCGGTGTGAGGAACTGAAGCTGGACTGGTCCACACTGTCGCTGGAAAACCTGCTGAAGGAGAAGCAGGCCCTGAAGAGCCAGATCTCTGAAAAACAGAGGCACTGTCTAGAGCTGCAG ATAAGCATTGTGGAGCTGGAAAAGAGCCAGCGGCAGCAGGAACTCCTACAGCTCAAGTCCTGCGTGCCACCAGACGACTCCACGTCTTTGCACCTGCGAGGGAAAGGTGGCCTGGGCCGGGAACTGGAGGCGGAGCCTGGTCGGCTGCACCTTGAGCTAGACTGCTCTAAGTTCTCACTGCCCCACTTCAGTAGCATGAGCCCAGAGCTCTCCATGAATGGCCACGTGGCCGGCTATGAGCTCTGCAACACGCTGAGCCGGCCCTCATCCAAACAGAACACCCCCCAGTACTTGGCCTCCCCACTGGACCAGGAGGTTGTGCCCTGTACCCCCAGCCATAGCAGCCGGCCCCGGCTTGAGAAACTGTCTGGCTTGGCCTTGCCAGACTACACCAGGCTCTCCCCAGCCAAGCTGGTGCTGAGACGCCACCTAAGTCAGGACCACACAGCCAGTGTCAAGGCATCTGCTGGCGAGCTGCATCCACG AGCTGAGCACACCAAGGAGAATGGCCTTCCGTACCAGAGTCCAGGCCTCACCAACGGCATCAAGCTGAGCCCTCAGGATCCACAGCCCTCATCCCCCATGGCCTTACAGATGACAGGAGAAAAGGGCAGTGAGAAG GGTCTGAAGGAGCGCACCTACGCCAGCAGCGGTGAGGCCATCACCAGCCTACCTGTCAGCATCCCACTCAGTACTGTGCAGCCCAGCAAGCTGCCCGTCAGCATCCCCCTGGCCAGCGTGGTATTGCCCAGCCGCGCCGAGAAGGTG AGAAgcacccccagccctgtgccTCAGACCCGAGAGTCCTCATCCACACTTGAAAAGCAGATGGGTGCTAATGGCCATGGTGCTGGGAGCAACGCTGCTGGAAGCAAAGGCCTCGCCCTGGCCCCCACAG CAGGTTTCTCCTACACTGGCTCAGTGGCCATCAGTGGGGCCCtggcaggcagcccagccccGCTTGCTGCTGGAGCTGAGCCCTCTGCCTTCGATGAGTCCTCCAGTTCGGGGAGCCTCTTCACTACCATGAGCTCCCGCAGCTCCACCCCACAGCACCATCAACTACTAGTGCAGCCCCGGAACTCCGGTCCGGCCTCACCGACTCACCAGCTCTGTGTTAGCCCCCGGCTGAGTGCTGCCCAGGGCCCACTCCCTGATTCCAGCAAAGGAGACCTTCCCCCTGAGGCTGGCTTCTCAGATCCAGAGAACGAGGCCAAGAGGAGGATCATCTTCACCATCTCAGCTGGTGCTGGCAGCGCCAAGCAGTCGCCTTCTAACAAGCACAGCCCTCTGCCAGGGGGCGCCCGCGGAGACAGCAGCCAGAGCCATGGACAGGACAGCCGAAAGCGGGGCAGGAGGAAGCGGGCATCAGCAGGGACTCCTAGCCTGAGCTCGGGTGTGTCCCCCAAGCGCCGGGCCTTGCCATCTGTCGCCGGTCTCTTCACACAGTCTTCAGGGTCCCCCCTCAACCTGAACTCCATG GTCAACAACATTAACCAGCCTTTGGAAATCACAGCCATCTCGTCCCCTGAGAGCTCCCTGAAGAGCTCCCCTGTCCCTTACCAGGACAATGACCAGCCGCCCGTGCTCAAGAAGGAGAAGCCCCTGAGCCAAACCAATGGGGCCCACTACTCCCCACTGACCTCCGACGAGGAGCCGGGCTCTGAGGACGAGCAAGGCAGCACCAG aaTTGAGAGAAAAATTGCAACTATCTCCTTAGAAAGCAAATCTCCTCCGAAAACCTTAGAAAATG GTGGCAGTCTGATAGGAAGGAAGCCGGTGCCCTCCAGCGAGCCCATCAACAGCAGCAAGTGGAAGTCCACCTTCTCGCCCATCGCCGACCTCAGCCTGGCCAAGGCTGCCGACAGCCCACTACAGGCCAGCTCCGCTCTGAGCCAGAACTCCCTGTTCGCTTTCCGGCCCGCCCTAGAGGAGCTTGGCTCAGTTGATGCCAAGCTGGCCGCCCACCCCAGGAAGAGCTTCCCGGGTGCACTGTCAGGGGCTGGCGGGCTGAGTCCCGTCAGCAACCCTCCCAACGGCTTTGCCTTCAGCGGGGGCCTGGCTGCCGACCTCAGTTTACACAGCTTCAGTGATGGTGCTTCTCTCCCCCACAAGGCCCCTGAGGCGGCCAGCCTGGGTGCCCCCCTGAGCTTTTCCGCCCCTAGAGGCAAGGAGggcagcacagagcctggcacctTTGTGAACAAGAGGCAGCTGGATGTATTGGGTGGCCCAAAAGGCGAGGGGGTCaagggcagggaggcagaggggggccTGCCCATGTGCACACCCTCAGACAAGGCCTCGTCGCATGGCAAGGTGGGCAAGGGCCGGGACCGTGAGCCTGACTTCAAGAATGGCCACAATCTCTTCATTTCCGCGGCTGCCGTGCCTACTGGGGGTCTCCTCAGCGGTCCAGGCCTCACCACAGCAGTGTCCTCAGCAGGCggcacagccccctcctcccagacacACCGGCCCTTCCTGGGCACTTTCGCACCTGGCCCACAGTTTGCCTTGGGCCCCATGTCCCTGCAGGCCAACCTAGGCTCGTCTGTGCTGCAGTCCTTGTTCAGCTCTGTGCCGGCTGCCGCTGGCCTAGTGCACGTCTCATCAGCTGCAACAAGACTGACCAACTCGCATGCCATGGGCAGCTTTTCCTCTGGTGTGGCAGGCGGTGCAGTTGGAG GTATCTTTAACCACGCGGTGCCTTCCTCCTCCACTCATCCGTTTGGAACCAGTTTCGGCAGCGGGGCTGCTTGTCGCAGCACCACGCTGAGCTTAACCCCCATGCAGGCGGTGGCCAGTACCCCCGCCTCTTCCTTTCAGGCCCTGTCCTCTGTGGAGAcgaggcagcccccaccccagcctcctctgcccaTGAGTCGTCCCCCTGCGGGGCCACCAGCACACCACGAGCCCCCCCCTCCTAACGTCGCCTTGCCTCCTACTCCCGTGATGCTCCCTGCTAACTCTGAGCCCGTGGTCCTACAGAAACTTGCGCCCCTCCCGTCTAACCAAGCTTTCTTACCTGCTtcctctgctgcttctctgcctccTGCTAACGCCTCTCTGTCCATCAAGCTCGCCTCCCTCCCACACAAGGTCTCCCGCCCCTCTTTTATGGTGCACCACCAGTCCCTGccagggctggccctggcccaggcctcgCCCATGATCCCGCAGGCCAGCTCCACGGGGCCATCCGCCATGTGGGTTTCCCTTGGCATGCCGCCTCCTTATGCCGCGCGCCTTGCGGGGGTTAAGCCGCGATAA
- the PLEKHJ1 gene encoding pleckstrin homology domain-containing family J member 1 has protein sequence MRYNEKELQALSRQPADLAAELGMRGPKKGSVVKRRLVKLVVNFLFYFRTDEAEPVGALLLEHCRVTHEEPTGFSISFIEDPERKYHFECCSEEQCQEWMGALRRASYEFMRRSVIFYRNEIQKMTGKDPLEQFGISEEARFQLSGLKA, from the exons ATGCGCTACAACGAGAAGGAACTGCAGGCGTTGTCCCGGCAGCCGGCCGACTTGGCGGCCGAGCTAGGCATGCGGGGCCCCAAGAAGGGCAGCG TGGTGAAGCGCAGGCTGGTGAAGCTGGTGGTCAATTTCCTGTTCTACTTCCGGACTGATGAGGCCGAG CCTGTCGGAGCCCTGCTATTGGAGCACTGCAGAGTCACCCACGAAGAGCCCACCGGCTTCTCCATCA GCTTCATCGAGGATCCGGAGAGGAAGTATCACTTTGAGTGCTGCAGCGAGGAGCAGTGTCAGGAGTGGATGGGGGCTCTGCGTCGAGccag CTACGAGTTCATGCGCAGGAGCGTCATCTTCTACAGGAATGAAATCCAGAAGATGACTGGCAAG GACCCCCTGGAACAGTTCGGCATATCGGAGGAAGCCCGGTTCCAGCTGAGTGGCTTGAAGGCATGA